The following are encoded in a window of Primulina eburnea isolate SZY01 chromosome 4, ASM2296580v1, whole genome shotgun sequence genomic DNA:
- the LOC140829945 gene encoding auxin-responsive protein IAA17-like isoform X2, with the protein MSLSGSSGTVYAGGLKTELTLGLPGAKPAQEPKPGEKRGFSETVDLNVGSNFEDEGVVTPKLPPAKSQVVGWPPLRSNRRSMMKSCKYVKVAVDGAPYLRKVDLEVYGSYQELLAALEDLFTCLTSTVLNERRIMDTEHGIEFVPTYEDRDGDWMLIGDVPWK; encoded by the exons ATGTCGCTGTCGGGATCGTCGGGAACCGTTTATGCCGGCGGCTTGAAGACGGAACTCACCCTGGGCTTGCCCGGAGCTAAACCGGCGCAGGAGCCAAAGCCAGGCGAAAAGCGCGGGTTTTCCGAGACGGTGGATTTGAATGTTGGTTCCAATTTTGAAGACGAGGGTGTTGTCACACCAAAACTTCCTCCGGCTAA ATCTCAAGTTGTGGGATGGCCACCGCTGAGATCAAATAGAAGGAGCATGATGAAAAGTTGCAAGTATGTGAAAGTGGCTGTAGATGGGGCACCTTATTTAAGAAAAGTCGATCTTGAAGTTTATGGTAGCTATCAGGAGCTATTGGCTGCATTGGAAGACCTGTTTACATGCTTAACAA GCACTGTTTTGAATGAGAGGAGGATTATGGATACTGAACACGGGATTGAATTTGTGCCTACTTATGAGGATAGAGATGGAGATTGGATGTTGATAGGAGATGTTCCTTGGAAGTAA
- the LOC140829945 gene encoding auxin-responsive protein IAA17-like isoform X1 — MSLSGSSGTVYAGGLKTELTLGLPGAKPAQEPKPGEKRGFSETVDLNVGSNFEDEGVVTPKLPPAKSQVVGWPPLRSNRRSMMKSCKYVKVAVDGAPYLRKVDLEVYGSYQELLAALEDLFTCLTSTVLNERRIMDTEHGIEFVPTYEDRDGDWMLIGDVPWKMFVESCKKLRLVKSSQTAGLDSKASTEVSSTS, encoded by the exons ATGTCGCTGTCGGGATCGTCGGGAACCGTTTATGCCGGCGGCTTGAAGACGGAACTCACCCTGGGCTTGCCCGGAGCTAAACCGGCGCAGGAGCCAAAGCCAGGCGAAAAGCGCGGGTTTTCCGAGACGGTGGATTTGAATGTTGGTTCCAATTTTGAAGACGAGGGTGTTGTCACACCAAAACTTCCTCCGGCTAA ATCTCAAGTTGTGGGATGGCCACCGCTGAGATCAAATAGAAGGAGCATGATGAAAAGTTGCAAGTATGTGAAAGTGGCTGTAGATGGGGCACCTTATTTAAGAAAAGTCGATCTTGAAGTTTATGGTAGCTATCAGGAGCTATTGGCTGCATTGGAAGACCTGTTTACATGCTTAACAA GCACTGTTTTGAATGAGAGGAGGATTATGGATACTGAACACGGGATTGAATTTGTGCCTACTTATGAGGATAGAGATGGAGATTGGATGTTGATAGGAGATGTTCCTTGGAA AATGTTTGTTGAATCATGTAAGAAGCTGAGGTTAGTGAAAAGCTCACAGACTGCTGGATTAG ACTCCAAAGCTTCTACAGAGGTCTCGAGCACAAGTTGA
- the LOC140829233 gene encoding D-glycerate 3-kinase, chloroplastic-like yields the protein MMTYSKKSSGSLRLQQPLRDAFPLAQAEVSYVEELLEFICSGPILKEIGLTPKKVAESIDKWTFYGSQLCRFFKINELYLTKPQKIRIYHYYVPVFLWCEQEVSRHRSMFKEDDEIPPLVIGFNAPQGCGKTTLVEALDYLFRITGRKSATISIDDFYLTAEDQVKLRESNPDNALLELRGNAGSHDLSLSFETLKAIGSLTKEGKKIKLPRYNKSAYNGRGDRADPSTWPEVEGPLTVVLFEGWMLGFKPLPAEIVKAVDPQLETVNENLKDYHDAWDKFVDSWIVIKIQDPGCVYNWRLQAEIAMRDDGKPGMSDEEVRDFVSRYLPAYKAYLPTLYSDGPNGANPEHILVVEIDVGRNPILTR from the exons ATGATGACCTACTCCAAAAAATCATCAG GCAGTTTAAGATTGCAACAGCCTTTGCGGGATGCCTTTCCTTTAGCACAAGCTGAAGTTTCCTATGTGGAGGAACTTCTTGAATTCATTTGCTCGGGTCccattttaaaagaaataggCCTAACACCAAAGAAGGTGGCTGAATCCATAGACAAGTGGACATTTTATGGATCTCAGCTGTGTAGATTTTTTAAGATAAATGAACTGTATCTTACCAAGCCTCAGAAAATTCGGATCTATCATTACTATGTACCAGTTTTCTTGTGGTGCGAACAAGAAGTTTCTCGTCACCGTTCCATGTTCAAAGAAGATGATGAAATCCCCCCTTTAGTG ATTGGTTTCAATGCACCACAGGGGTGTGGGAAAACTACGCTAGTGGAGGCGCTGGATTATCTTTTCCGAATTACTGGAAG GAAATCTGCCACCATATCCATAGACGACTTTTACCTGACTGCAGAGGACCAG GTCAAGCTAAGGGAAAGCAATCCTGATAATGCACTTCTTGAG TTACGTGGAAATGCTGGAAGCCACGACCTTTCCTTATCCTTTGAGACGCTCAAAGCAATAGGCAGTTTGACTAAAGAAG GGAAAAAAATCAAGCTTCCTCGGTATAACAAG TCTGCATATAATGGTCGAGGTGACAGAGCTGATCCTTCCACATGGCCAGAGGTGGAGGGGCCTCTAACG GTCGTTTTGTTTGAGGGATGGATGCTTGGTTTTAAACCCCTTCCTGCTGAAATCGTGAAAGCAGTCGATCCTCAG CTGGAGACagttaatgaaaatttaaaagatTATCATGATGCATGGGACAAGTTCGTAGACTCCTGGATAGTAATCAAGATTCAGGACCCTGGTTGCGTATATAACTGGCGATTGCAG GCTGAGATAGCCATGAGGGATGATGGGAAACCCGGGATGTCTGATGAGGAG GTTCGGGATTTTGTTTCAAGATATCTGCCTGCATACAAAGCTTACCTTCCCACCCTTTACTCCGATGGACCGAATGGAGCCAATCCAGAGCATATACTGGTCGTTGAAATCGACGTGGGCAGGAATCCCATTCTTACTCGTTGA